The Lodderomyces elongisporus chromosome 6, complete sequence region CAACAAACTGTgcaaaaagcaaatcaGCTGATGCAAGCGAAACTTAGTTTTGAACAAatgaaagaagcaaaaaaaaaaaaccaaacaacaaaagccAACAATTTTCTTGCCCTTACATTCCTTTATGTAGTTGTATAATTatatgataaataaataacaTAGTGCTATTATACATGTTAAACCACGTGATACCATACGGGATAGACACTGCTCATAGACCTACTGCGGGGATTTAATGTAGAGAGCAATGGAAAATTAATGTGATGACGCAATTCGGAAAACCGGAAAAGGCAAACCTTCATTCGTCTTGAAATTCTGTCGGCTGGAAAGTAgccaaaagcaaaaaaataataaaaaaaataataaaacaaaaatgaaaaaaataaatacaaaaatgaacttgtaataataataacaataacaataataataataataataatagaatatattttcaaaaagctTTAAGGAGCAAAAACATTACTAATAACCATAGACACTGTGTTATTTGAGCAAGAAACACTTTGAGTAAGTTTTCACTTCTACCTTTACTACCATAGCGAACTTTTTAAATTGATGGGCAGCTCAAATGATCAGGAGGACTTGCCTCCATCCTACCAAGAGGTAATCAACTCGAGCAGTCCACCTGCCGTTTCATCCACACAGTCCACAAGTTATTCGCAACGGCCTGCTGCACAACCTCCAAGACCAGGACCAAGACCAGGACCAAGACCAGGATCAAGACCCAGACCAGCAGCGCCACTGTCTAACAACTCATACCACACAAGCCAGGGACACACACCACCTGGTTCTTCACCTCTAcctctgctgctgctgctgctgctgcttccATTCACCTACCCTAGAGGATACTGGTGCAAAAAGTGTAGCAACACAGgatacaaacacaaaaacGGACGTACTTGTAAAGATTGCTGGGAGACGTTTGCGCCTCGAAACAGTTACTCAACTGTGAGTAGTGGGTTCCATCCCCAATATTTTGGCTCTACAACGTTTATACCACACCCTTCGTCGTACAGTGGCGGATATCAAAGCAGTGGTCCGCCAGTGAGAGTGCCTCCAGGAGACCCAAGACTAGGAGGTGTGTTGTGCGGTCGATGTAGAGGCTCAGGGATGGTAAGATTCTTGCTAGATATGGAATTGTGTCCCGTATGTTCCGGGCTTGGAAGAGTTATCAATTTGCCTCGACCAGCAcaagcaccagcaccagcacctcctcagcaacaacaatactaTACTCCTTACATGGCTTCATCCGGAAAGCACTAGAGATTTAGCACAACAATTGagcaagaaaacaaaaacaccaaaaaaaatacaaaaaaaggaaaaccaACAAAGAAGACACGAAACATGTGTCAACAAAGTATTGTGCCCCGTGTCGCTCCACTATaacgtttttttttcaatttccaaaGTTTAAAAGTCATATTTGCGGATTTATTCTACATTCTGGACTCTACAGTttccaattccaatttttcatttttcatttttcatttttcatttttcttttgtttcatttcaAGGTCATTTGCTTTTTTATATCGTACATAAAATACTATACAATTACTGGTAATTGGATGGGTATCTGAAATCTGTAAGCTCGTAGAAGTTCTCCTTGATGTTTCTCACAGAGACAAATCTTGACAAGATATTTGCACTTCCAGCTTTGTCATTTGTACCAGAGGCTCTAGCACCACCGAACCATTGCTGTCCAACAACTGCACCTGTTGACTTGTCGTTAATGTAAAAGTTACCAGCAGAGTATCTCAAATTCTCCTCAGCTAATCTAATAGCATCCCTGTCCCTGGCAAATATAGAGCCAGTCAATCCATATTTGGTCACCGAGTCAATAGATTGAATGATTTGCTCATACTGCGAGTCAGGGTATACATACGCAGTCAAAATTGGTCCAAAGAACTCCTTTGTTAAAAACTCATGTTCTGGGTTTGTGGTTTTAATCAATGTTGGCTGAACATAGAAACCTTTGCTCTTGTCATAAGAACCTCCACTGATAATCTCCAACTCAGGATCGTTCTTGGCTTGATCAATAGCATTGGCTAACTTGTCAAAAGATTGTTCGTGAATCACTGGACCAACAAATGAGTTGAGCGAAGTGGAACTCGAGGTGTTACCTACACTAATCTGAGACATTTGACCGGCCAAGATATCTCTAAACTCTGGCCAGAGGGACTCTGGGACGTACAATCTAGAAGTTGCCGAACATTTCTGTCCTTGGTACTCAAATGCTCCACGCAATGTAGACAATGCAGAGTGGTGCAACGATGCACTTGGATGGATAAGATGGAAGTTCTTACCACCAGTCTCACCAACTATTCTTGGGAAATCTCTATACTTGTCCTGCAAAACACCTGTACTGATTTTGTGGTAAAGGTGCTTAAAGACATCAGTGGATCCTGTAAAGTGTAATGCGGCAAAGTCCTTGTCGTTCAACACAGTGTCAGTTACTTCAACTGGGTCACCAGGAATAAAGTTAATCACACCCTTTGGCAAACCAGCCTCTTCCAAAATAGTGAGCAACAAATAGTTGGACAAGGCAGCAGTAGCGGATGGTTTCCAAACAACCGTGTTTCCCATTAATGCTGGAGCTCCAACCAAATTTGCTGCAATAGCGGTAAAATTGAATGGCGTCACCGCATAAACAAAACCTTCCAATGGCCTATACTCAGCGCGGTTCCACACACCAGGCGATGTTTGCAATGGTTGTTGTCCATACAACTCTTCGGCGTACTTGACATTAAACTTGAAGAAATCAATCAACTCGGCAATACTGTCAATTTCAGCCTGGTAAACGTTTTTACCCTGACCCAACATTGTGGCAGCAAGTATGTCATAACGGTATTTGGTAGAGATCAAATCTGCAGCTTTAAGGAAAATAGCAGCACGATCAGTCCATGAGGTTTGTGACCACTTGAGCTTGGCAGCCTTGGCGGCATCAATTGCAGTGCGAACATCCTCAACAGTAGCTTGAGAAACGTCAGCCAAGTTTTGCGAGTGGTCAGCAGGGTTCAATTGAGGCTTGATGTCATCACGGTAAATCTTCTCGCCGCCAATAACAATTGGCACTTTCAATGCTCCATCATCGGTAAACTTGGTCAATGATGCGCGTAAAAGATCCCAATCCTTGACATCGTTGAAACCAAAGTTTTTGACAGGCTCATTTTGAAGGTTTGGTGGGGTTTTAACGTGTGAGAGCTGAGAAGCAAATCTAACTCCAACAGATGCTAAACAAGGAGTTGcaatatttgtttttgttgccgttgttgctgatgacAAGCGTGACAAAGATCTGGCCTTGCCTGTTCCTGAGGTGGCCCGCAGGACCACCTTGGAAAACATTCTAACGTTGTTGACTCTTaacattgaaaataatgcaattaaaaaacaaaaaaacttaTCGTTGTTCTGAtatgtttatttgtttttatatatatatatattttttaatcaagaaagagaaggaaaagtgTTGAACATTGAAATCAGATGAAAAGATGAGATGtgatatttatatatctatTCTTATCCTGCACtgttgaataaaaaaagctGAGGAGAAGACAGTAGTGTTTAATTCCCTATATGGATACTATAAGCGAGAAACTGAGAAACAAAGGACAAAAATGcaaagaaataagaaagagaaagcaCAAGCGAAATACGGGGTAgcactttttcttttcctttagcTAACAAAGACAATCTTGAAAATATACAAGATCAACTTTAAAAATCTATTAAAAAGACCTTTTAAACTGACAAAAAGGACTAGACAATGTAAGCTTCATATTACCAATATGTTTATTagaagaaatggaaatatCCACATTCTCATGTATTGCGttaagagaaaaaagattagACAAGAtgataaaagtaaaaaaaaaagaaaaaaaaaactcgaaaaattacaacagaagaagaaagatgtTCCAATGGCAATTTTGGAAACCTTCACCCAGAttgcaatttgttttttttgacaaTAC contains the following coding sequences:
- the PUT2 gene encoding 1-pyrroline-5-carboxylate dehydrogenase, yielding MLRVNNVRMFSKVVSRATSGTGKARSLSRLSSATTATKTNIATPCLASVGVRFASQLSHVKTPPNLQNEPVKNFGFNDVKDWDLLRASLTKFTDDGALKVPIVIGGEKIYRDDIKPQLNPADHSQNLADVSQATVEDVRTAIDAAKAAKLKWSQTSWTDRAAIFLKAADLISTKYRYDILAATMLGQGKNVYQAEIDSIAELIDFFKFNVKYAEELYGQQPLQTSPGVWNRAEYRPLEGFVYAVTPFNFTAIAANLVGAPALMGNTVVWKPSATAALSNYLLLTILEEAGLPKGVINFIPGDPVEVTDTVLNDKDFAALHFTGSTDVFKHLYHKISTGVLQDKYRDFPRIVGETGGKNFHLIHPSASLHHSALSTLRGAFEYQGQKCSATSRLYVPESLWPEFRDILAGQMSQISVGNTSSSTSLNSFVGPVIHEQSFDKLANAIDQAKNDPELEIISGGSYDKSKGFYVQPTLIKTTNPEHEFLTKEFFGPILTAYVYPDSQYEQIIQSIDSVTKYGLTGSIFARDRDAIRLAEENLRYSAGNFYINDKSTGAVVGQQWFGGARASGTNDKAGSANILSRFVSVRNIKENFYELTDFRYPSNYQ